The Polypterus senegalus isolate Bchr_013 chromosome 11, ASM1683550v1, whole genome shotgun sequence sequence GTCAGAAGTAGCAACTcttagatattttgaaagttgGACAGGGGTTAGTGAGCTACTGACTTTTACTTAATCGTCACATCTGTGATCTGAAATTAAAATCTTGCTTCTTTTTGGTCCACAGTGTTGTCAAGACGGCACCATATATCTCTTTTTAGGTTGTTCGGAAAATTGGTGTGGCTTTGTGAAATCACATATCTCAAGGAGCATATGACTGTAGATTGAATCATTGATAATTTAGAAGGTGGTAAGTAATTGAAAACAACACTTTGCCTAACAGGAAGACCTGACTAAGATCTACCTTGTGCTCATCACTGAATCAGTGTTCAGATCAAGATTACTAACAGAATTCTCATTTGAATGTAATAATATAAAGATGTAGAAAGTGCTGCAAATGGTTGTTGTCCACTGGGAGGCGCTGCTATACATTATTAAGCTCGCTGTGCCCTCTTGAAGACTGATATTCACACAGAGTACTAGAAGGCTGACTGAAACAGCTGGGGCCAGCATTGCATAATGAAGCACATTAACATCGGGCTCATTATTGATTTAAATGGCATGATATTATGTGTTATACAGCAGTCATCTACTCATTCAGAACACACAGTGAAAGGGTGAAATCTAAGTTCTAAATGTATGGATTAAtgcatcatgaaagtgatagctTTGGATGCCAGTGACAACAAAAGCACGCTTTCAACCAACAAGACGTGGATGACTACACACAAATTAGTAAACACTAGTGACTGTCCCATGATGAAACCAGTTTTCGGAGGCAGGTTACAAATGTTTCAGCAGTCAATCTTCTCCACATATCTGGATAACATGCAGGCTCAAGGTGCACAGCATGCATGTTCAGCTCCAGTGTGAGCAGACTGATACACAGACAGGCAGGTCTtaggttaaaatgaaaactagcAGAAGGAGTGGAGCCTTTGAAAAAGATCATCTAGCCCCTGATTCACACAACATTTTACCCAAATCCTTCATTTCTGCGAGTTGCTCTGCAAGACTGCCCGAGTCATGAAAAAGCAAGTTATTCCCTCTCTGCCATTCAAAAATCCATTAATCTGGAGGCGGCCAGTGAAAGGCTCGCCCGTCACAGGCCAGCCAGTCGCACAGAGGCTCACAAGCGCTGGACCAATCCCTGCAGGACATTCTAATTCAGCCAATCTTTATCTGCACTTGTCATCTGTCTTTAAGGTTCTCTTATTTATGAGCTGCGAGGaaagtgctgggagacacatttgTCTTAATGAGGCCAGACCTCTGCTCTGGTCCTCTACCTGATGTTTACTTTGGAGTTAACTGCTGCAGGAACCTGGGAGCAACAAACCATCAGAAAAGTGGTCCTCCAATCCTTCATTTTACTTTACAACAGGGCCAAAACAGAATTTGAGCTCCATTTGGTTTTCTTAGTTAAAGAGAAGACGATGAAAGTCAAAGCCTTAGCGACAACAATTTGAAGGAGCTGAAGGCATTTTCAATAATGGACCTAAAAAATGGACTTTCTTTTTGGTGGCATTTTTAAGCAAATCTTCTACAAGTAGACGGGATCCATTAAAAGCCACACACTCCCAGTTACCCAACGCCCAGCTGTATAAATTTTGCAGCTTAAAGGAGATAGAGAATTCTCCTTGGGGACACTTTTGCCCTGGAGGTATTTTCGTTCCCAATGGAGCACAACATTCCCAGCTCTTTCCTGTTTAACAACTCTTTAAACCAGCTGCCCCCTGACATCAAGACTCCCATGTGTCAGTATTCTGTGCAGAACACTTTCTACAAGCTGCATCCTTCTGGTGGACTCAATGCCCAGCTCCAGGCTGGCACTCCTCATGGGATCAGTGACATTCTCAGCCGGCCAGTGGTGGGTACCCCAAACAGTACCCTTCTCTCTGGCTACTCTCATGTAGGAGGTTTCACTGGGGTCACTCCTTCTGCTGTCTACTATAACCGGGATTATACCCCTCCTATTGCGGGCTATGCCAAGCCCAGCGGAGAATTTGCACCCAAGGCAAGGGCAGGAAGTTGCTGGAATGAGACAGGCTGTGACTGGAGGGCTAATCGGCAGCACTGCTCCAATAGTAAGTATGGATTTACATTGAACATTGTGTTTGGGATTTGGGCTGGTTCTTGAGGGGGAAAGTATTTCAAGGTAATGGAAAAGTTTCTAATGCAGAGTGGGTCTTAGCGTAGCCGCTGCCCTTTGATATGCCTAACAAACAAGTCCTGTAACCTGTTTGCATTTGAAGAAGGA is a genomic window containing:
- the nkx6.3 gene encoding homeobox protein Nkx-6.3, whose translation is MEHNIPSSFLFNNSLNQLPPDIKTPMCQYSVQNTFYKLHPSGGLNAQLQAGTPHGISDILSRPVVGTPNSTLLSGYSHVGGFTGVTPSAVYYNRDYTPPIAGYAKPSGEFAPKARAGSCWNETGCDWRANRQHCSNNTVHVSELSGRKKHTRPTFSGHQIFALEKTFEQTKYLAGPERARLAYSLGMTESQVKVWFQNRRTKWRKKSASEPSSTQQTGLEPTVSEPEVEDDEYNKPLDPDSDDEKIRLLLRKHRGAFSVLRLGAHHHL